The Algoriphagus sp. TR-M9 genome has a window encoding:
- a CDS encoding ABC transporter permease: MLKNYIKIAIRNLSKNKLHTGINLIGLSLGIGVSILIFFFVQFELNFDDFHHDSDRIFRLSRHQVEEGEDLRSYSTPIITAPTFENEFPQIEATTRYISSVAQAYLDESTTQSQRLMMVSPEFLNIFSFNLLEGDKDQALDDKFGIVITEEVAEKYFGDSHPIGKSIRLKMGDGFEAYTVTGLLENLPSNSSLDFEILMNDMNLDYTIGEENQNSWFNVFGDTYVKVTDPSAKASIEAGVEAMMKKVLGEEYEEGEYYFTLQPISEIHITDDPITGMAETTRPTLLWILAGIAFLILLIACINFTTMAIGRSTTRAKEVGVRKTMGAEFGQLVFQFLTEAFLTTLMALVFGLILAELLVPTFNNLFEKELSLVYGPLQILILVGLVLVITAMAGAYPAFFMSNLRPIKVLKGNLSMHFGKQALRKGLVAFQFFISFLLIASTLIMVNQMQAIRNYDLGFDQEMLVIVNVPEVNSTSFVKSIAAGFQQAELYRQALVGRSEVQSAGITISTYGDDAFWDAGFPTEEEEQFNFRVNFVGGDYIKTMGLELQEGRDFNPNPGADSSAFIINETFAQAIKWEDPLGEMMPNTRFKPHQIVGVVKDFHHNSLYKEIEPVLFAKSPETFFSGINMLMINSAANPKVIAKGTGNDFEAFRAVLENEWKKVFPLEAFTFSFMDQTVEEQYKADERLGKMVFLAAGIAILIAAMGLFAMAALSIAGRTKEIGIRKVLGASSASISWMFNKEFLFITVAGVLIALPLSLYLMQNWIAQFAVKDWPSWLNFALLALGGVAFTLLIVSAQAFKATRMNPVKTLKDE; the protein is encoded by the coding sequence ATGCTAAAAAACTACATCAAAATAGCCATCCGTAACCTGTCCAAAAACAAACTGCACACAGGTATTAACTTAATTGGCCTCAGCTTAGGAATAGGCGTGAGCATTCTGATTTTCTTCTTTGTCCAGTTTGAACTGAATTTTGATGATTTTCATCACGATAGTGATAGGATATTTAGATTGTCCAGACACCAAGTCGAGGAAGGAGAGGATTTAAGGTCTTATTCAACCCCCATCATAACTGCTCCTACTTTTGAAAATGAATTTCCTCAAATAGAAGCTACCACTAGGTACATTTCCAGTGTAGCACAGGCTTATTTGGACGAGTCCACCACCCAAAGTCAGCGCTTGATGATGGTCAGCCCCGAATTCCTGAATATTTTCAGTTTCAACTTGTTGGAAGGTGATAAGGATCAGGCTTTGGATGACAAATTTGGAATTGTGATCACGGAAGAGGTTGCGGAGAAGTATTTCGGCGATAGCCACCCCATTGGAAAGTCCATTCGCTTAAAGATGGGAGATGGTTTTGAAGCCTACACCGTGACAGGGCTTTTGGAAAATCTGCCTTCAAATTCCAGTCTGGATTTTGAGATCTTGATGAATGACATGAACCTGGATTATACCATAGGGGAGGAAAACCAAAACAGCTGGTTCAATGTCTTTGGTGACACTTATGTGAAAGTAACTGACCCCAGTGCCAAAGCTTCTATTGAGGCAGGAGTGGAGGCTATGATGAAGAAAGTACTGGGGGAAGAATATGAAGAAGGGGAATACTACTTTACCCTACAGCCCATTTCTGAAATCCACATTACAGATGATCCCATTACCGGGATGGCAGAAACCACCCGCCCTACCTTGCTATGGATTTTGGCAGGTATAGCTTTTTTAATTCTCCTGATTGCTTGTATCAATTTCACTACCATGGCTATAGGCAGATCTACAACTAGAGCCAAAGAAGTTGGGGTGAGAAAAACCATGGGTGCAGAATTCGGACAGTTGGTTTTTCAATTTCTGACCGAGGCATTTTTGACTACTTTGATGGCTTTGGTTTTTGGTTTGATCCTGGCAGAGTTACTGGTGCCTACTTTCAATAATCTGTTTGAAAAAGAATTGAGCTTGGTTTACGGACCTTTGCAAATCCTGATTTTAGTGGGGTTGGTACTAGTGATCACCGCCATGGCTGGAGCTTATCCTGCATTTTTCATGTCCAACCTCAGGCCTATCAAAGTGCTGAAGGGAAACCTTTCCATGCATTTTGGGAAGCAGGCTTTGAGAAAAGGTCTGGTAGCATTTCAATTCTTTATTTCCTTCCTGTTGATCGCCTCTACTTTGATTATGGTCAATCAAATGCAGGCCATCAGGAACTACGATCTTGGCTTTGATCAGGAGATGCTTGTCATTGTCAATGTCCCGGAGGTGAATAGCACAAGTTTCGTGAAGTCCATCGCAGCGGGATTCCAGCAGGCAGAGCTATATCGCCAGGCTTTGGTAGGCAGATCCGAAGTGCAATCCGCGGGAATCACCATTTCCACTTATGGAGATGATGCTTTTTGGGATGCAGGATTTCCTACCGAAGAGGAAGAGCAATTTAATTTCCGGGTGAATTTCGTTGGGGGTGATTACATCAAAACCATGGGGCTTGAACTACAAGAAGGCAGAGACTTTAACCCAAATCCGGGTGCAGATAGCAGTGCATTTATCATCAATGAAACCTTTGCCCAAGCGATTAAATGGGAGGATCCTTTGGGAGAAATGATGCCAAATACCCGATTCAAACCCCATCAGATCGTGGGAGTGGTGAAGGACTTTCATCATAACTCGCTTTACAAGGAAATCGAACCGGTATTATTTGCAAAAAGCCCGGAGACCTTCTTTAGCGGGATCAATATGCTTATGATCAACTCTGCGGCCAATCCAAAAGTAATTGCCAAAGGCACTGGAAATGATTTTGAGGCCTTTCGGGCAGTGTTAGAAAACGAGTGGAAAAAGGTCTTTCCGCTGGAAGCTTTCACATTCAGTTTTATGGACCAAACGGTGGAGGAGCAATACAAAGCCGATGAGCGATTGGGTAAAATGGTGTTCCTGGCTGCAGGAATTGCCATTCTGATTGCTGCGATGGGGTTATTTGCCATGGCAGCATTGAGTATTGCCGGTCGTACCAAAGAGATCGGGATCCGGAAAGTTCTGGGTGCTTCCAGTGCCAGTATTTCCTGGATGTTCAATAAGGAATTTTTGTTCATAACCGTAGCAGGTGTTTTGATCGCATTGCCCCTGAGTTTGTATTTGATGCAAAACTGGATCGCGCAATTTGCAGTGAAGGACTGGCCATCGTGGTTGAATTTCGCCTTGCTGGCCTTGGGAGGAGTTGCTTTTACGCTCTTGATCGTTTCTGCACAGGCTTTTAAAGCCACCCGGATGAATCCGGTAAAAACGCTGAAGGATGAGTAG
- a CDS encoding cytochrome d ubiquinol oxidase subunit II, with protein MLYVVIIFLCLSILLYVILGGADFGAGILEIVTPSSMRDKFRDTTYKTIGPIWEANHMWLIISIVILFVGFPSIYTMLSVHLHIPLALMLIGIIGRGTAFVFRHYDAYQDEMQKVYNLIFTYSSFITPLFLGLTFGAAVGGEIDPEANSFLGAYIQPWLNLFSIAVGLFTVAICGFLAAVFLVGEARKEEVQRLIIRKAKLFMVLTFVAGGLVFFASIIDEVPLVDLILTEWFTVGVLFLATAAMILLWFKLGRGDRKLDRFLGGFVVSAILLAFGYHYYPDIIIVKSGENLSLFNSAAPEKAISSLAWALMIGSLFILPALYYLLYSFQKPKLVE; from the coding sequence ATGCTGTACGTTGTCATCATTTTTCTGTGTTTGTCTATTTTACTCTATGTGATTCTGGGAGGAGCAGATTTCGGAGCAGGGATATTGGAAATAGTTACTCCATCTTCCATGCGTGACAAATTCCGCGACACCACTTACAAAACCATAGGCCCCATCTGGGAAGCCAATCACATGTGGCTGATCATTAGCATTGTGATCCTGTTTGTGGGTTTTCCTTCTATTTATACCATGCTTTCAGTGCATTTGCACATTCCTTTGGCATTAATGCTCATTGGTATTATTGGTAGGGGAACAGCTTTTGTATTCCGGCATTATGATGCCTATCAGGATGAAATGCAGAAAGTTTATAATCTCATTTTCACTTATTCCAGTTTTATTACCCCGCTATTTCTGGGCTTGACGTTCGGGGCTGCAGTGGGTGGGGAGATTGATCCTGAGGCCAATAGCTTTTTGGGAGCTTATATCCAGCCATGGCTCAATCTGTTCAGTATAGCGGTAGGTCTGTTTACAGTCGCTATTTGTGGGTTTCTGGCGGCGGTTTTTCTAGTGGGTGAGGCGAGAAAGGAGGAGGTGCAGAGGCTTATTATCCGTAAGGCAAAATTGTTTATGGTTTTAACTTTTGTGGCGGGAGGTTTGGTCTTTTTTGCATCTATCATAGATGAAGTGCCTTTAGTGGACTTGATTCTTACCGAGTGGTTTACGGTTGGGGTTTTGTTTCTGGCCACTGCAGCCATGATTTTGCTGTGGTTTAAGCTGGGTCGCGGCGATAGAAAACTGGATAGGTTCCTTGGAGGGTTTGTGGTTTCAGCCATTCTTTTGGCCTTTGGTTATCATTATTATCCAGACATCATTATTGTCAAATCCGGTGAAAATCTTTCGCTTTTCAATTCTGCAGCTCCTGAGAAAGCCATTTCTAGTCTGGCCTGGGCACTGATGATCGGAAGCCTATTTATCTTGCCGGCACTGTATTATTTACTGTATAGTTTTCAGAAGCCTAAATTGGTGGAGTAG
- a CDS encoding ABC transporter permease: MWKNYFKIAYRNLLKKKVYSFINIVGLGIGMACCVLIFMFVQDELSYDQFHEKGDRIFRIVHGYFGEDEQASNAREDYWVWGNAPVGPALELDFPEVEKVVRFSGKADILFTRGDQTQQEDGIVFMDSTFFDVFSFELLEGDPKKALVAPYSVVLSETTARKYFGDQEALGKTLKGSDVAGRANAGDYTVTGVMKDLPSNSHLQFNTLLSLSTFHQSRPGVFDAWGYVDTYTYFLVNDQFDQQAFEAKIPGFLERRASEENGPNYTIGIEPLSDVYLRSEVQRQPGDTASLSNIYVFSVIGLFILGIAIINFMNLSTARSMERAKEVGIRKSIGADKRSLIFQFLGESLIIVLLAAITAVIFVSIAMPMMNSLTGKELYVQQILNWQTIPFFLGIIILVGLLAGSYPALVLSSFRPVMILKGINKSDARGVNLRKGLVIFQFSLSIALIAGTIIVYSQMSHLLDKDMGFDKEQMVIVDYNYDEQVNNVSSALESELENNPNIESVAFSRSVPGSHFPNAGTTIENPEGEMVMIGQAIFQVGLDFIDHFDLELIAGRSYSRDYPSDSTSALVINEAAARQYGYANPADAVGKKFDQWGRAGEVIGVVKDFNYISLHNTVEPLTLPFEAYASRYMSLKVKGENLPETLTQIEGVWKELAPHRPFIYSFLDADFNKQYESDFRFRQIFTTFSILAILIACLGLLGLATYTAEQRTKEIGIRKVLGANIGSIVGLLSKDFIKLVLVAILVATPVAWFAMNKWLEGFAYQVPVHWWVFLISGMLAVVVALVTISFQAVKAAMLNPVKSLKSE, encoded by the coding sequence ATGTGGAAAAACTATTTTAAAATCGCTTATAGAAACCTGCTCAAGAAGAAGGTTTATTCTTTTATCAACATTGTTGGATTGGGGATTGGAATGGCCTGTTGTGTGCTCATTTTTATGTTTGTGCAGGATGAGCTTTCCTATGATCAATTCCATGAAAAAGGGGACAGGATTTTCAGAATTGTTCATGGGTATTTTGGAGAGGATGAGCAGGCCAGTAATGCCAGAGAAGATTACTGGGTTTGGGGCAATGCCCCGGTAGGGCCTGCATTGGAATTGGATTTTCCTGAAGTGGAAAAAGTGGTCCGGTTTTCTGGAAAAGCTGATATATTATTCACAAGAGGTGACCAGACCCAACAGGAGGATGGAATTGTTTTTATGGACTCCACCTTTTTTGATGTGTTTTCTTTTGAATTGCTCGAAGGGGATCCCAAAAAGGCTTTAGTAGCTCCATATAGCGTGGTGTTATCAGAAACTACCGCACGGAAATATTTTGGTGACCAGGAAGCATTAGGGAAAACCCTAAAAGGATCTGATGTAGCAGGAAGAGCCAATGCCGGGGATTATACCGTGACGGGAGTAATGAAAGACCTGCCTTCCAATTCACATCTTCAATTCAATACCCTTCTCTCTCTCAGTACCTTTCATCAATCCAGACCAGGTGTTTTTGATGCCTGGGGTTATGTGGATACGTACACCTATTTCTTGGTCAATGATCAATTTGACCAGCAGGCATTTGAAGCCAAAATCCCTGGATTTTTGGAAAGAAGAGCCAGCGAAGAAAATGGGCCAAATTATACCATTGGGATTGAGCCATTAAGTGATGTATACCTTAGATCGGAAGTGCAGCGCCAACCTGGAGATACTGCATCCTTATCCAATATTTATGTTTTCTCAGTGATAGGTCTATTTATTTTAGGAATAGCCATCATCAATTTTATGAACCTTTCTACAGCACGTTCCATGGAGCGGGCTAAGGAAGTGGGGATTCGAAAATCCATAGGTGCAGATAAACGTAGTTTGATCTTTCAGTTCTTGGGGGAATCTCTGATTATTGTATTACTTGCTGCTATTACGGCGGTGATCTTTGTTTCGATTGCCATGCCTATGATGAATTCACTTACCGGCAAAGAGCTTTATGTGCAACAAATTCTTAACTGGCAGACTATCCCTTTCTTTTTGGGGATAATCATTCTGGTGGGGCTTTTGGCAGGTTCCTATCCTGCCTTGGTATTATCCAGTTTCCGGCCTGTAATGATTCTGAAAGGGATTAACAAATCCGATGCCCGTGGAGTCAATCTCAGAAAAGGTTTGGTGATATTTCAGTTTAGCCTTTCCATAGCACTGATCGCCGGAACCATCATCGTATATTCTCAAATGAGTCACTTGCTGGACAAGGATATGGGCTTCGATAAGGAGCAGATGGTAATAGTGGATTACAATTATGATGAGCAGGTAAACAATGTTTCTTCTGCCTTGGAAAGCGAACTGGAAAATAATCCGAATATAGAATCTGTGGCGTTTTCCAGGTCTGTGCCAGGCAGCCACTTTCCAAATGCAGGGACTACGATTGAAAATCCTGAAGGTGAAATGGTCATGATTGGTCAGGCTATTTTTCAGGTAGGACTGGATTTTATTGATCATTTCGATCTGGAATTAATCGCTGGAAGATCTTACTCCAGAGATTACCCCTCAGACTCCACTTCTGCTTTGGTGATCAATGAAGCTGCTGCCAGACAGTATGGCTATGCAAATCCAGCAGATGCAGTAGGCAAAAAGTTTGATCAATGGGGTAGAGCAGGTGAGGTAATTGGAGTGGTCAAAGACTTTAATTACATCTCTTTACATAATACAGTTGAACCCTTGACTTTGCCTTTTGAAGCGTATGCCAGTCGGTATATGAGCCTAAAGGTAAAGGGAGAAAACTTACCAGAAACACTCACTCAGATCGAGGGAGTTTGGAAGGAATTGGCGCCCCATAGACCATTTATTTATAGTTTTCTGGATGCTGATTTCAATAAGCAGTACGAATCGGATTTCAGGTTCAGACAGATCTTTACCACCTTCTCTATTTTGGCTATTTTGATCGCTTGTTTGGGATTACTTGGCTTGGCGACTTATACCGCAGAGCAGCGAACCAAGGAAATCGGAATTCGAAAAGTACTGGGAGCCAATATTGGCAGCATAGTAGGCTTATTGTCTAAGGACTTTATCAAACTGGTTTTGGTGGCGATCCTGGTTGCTACTCCAGTGGCATGGTTTGCTATGAACAAATGGCTGGAAGGTTTTGCTTATCAGGTGCCAGTTCACTGGTGGGTATTCTTGATCTCAGGGATGTTGGCAGTTGTAGTTGCCTTGGTGACTATTAGTTTCCAGGCAGTAAAAGCGGCTATGTTGAATCCGGTTAAATCTCTAAAATCAGAGTGA
- a CDS encoding ABC transporter permease translates to MLKNYLKIAWRVLKKNRLYTGLNIFGLTLGISGFLMIMLFIQDELRYDSYLSDSDSIYRVSTHWGNFNAASYATAPPALGPRMESDIPEVDAVTRILKWNDFTIQPGSGVNKEQVFREEKVYYAEPNFFQVFDLPILAGSKEKALSEPNFIVITESLSKKYFGDISPQEVLGKVLLIGSNDPTPREIAAVIKDIPAQSHMHFDMLVYEPGMYQEIFLMDSWSWPILYTYAKIAEGNQQAVSSKLTQIVENYAMPSLNSEDGSTDYNLQLMPIPDIHLNSHLLREFEANSYESYVYIFSLVAIFVLLLACINFMNLATAKAGLRSMEVGVRKVMGSKKSQLVYQFLTEAFIIVLISIFLSLLVVQLSNSLFNQISGKDLQFNLIGNPMVLVAIPSLLIVLTLLSGFYPAFYLSSFKPLLIMKKQLSVGKNSHTFRNALVVFQFATSLTLIICTLMVQRQMSFIQNTNPGFDKDQLLIIHNDGEIQNHQREDFKGRFASSSQIQSLSFSTGIPMAGQFQMRSFNVQDAVEEQGMNWYEADAEYIDTYQINLLAGRNFARTARADSGKVVINQQAAKFFGILDDPVGQILTKNRGENDEATLEVIGMVEDFNFESFRNEIKPLVIEYMDNYFLRDYITVRVQAGSMESGLAALEEAWKAYEPRVPMNYSFLDQDFAWVYQSEMKMADLLKVLTLLSIIIACLGLFGLTAYTTHLRMKEIGIRKVFGASMVEIFMMLSASYLKLICISILFAIPLAIYFMDQWLEEFAYKTGLNVWVMVLATISCLALALATIFFQSYKSIQADPVKSLKDE, encoded by the coding sequence ATGCTGAAAAATTATTTAAAAATTGCCTGGAGAGTATTAAAGAAAAACAGACTATATACTGGACTGAATATCTTTGGTTTGACTTTGGGTATAAGCGGGTTTTTGATGATTATGCTTTTTATTCAGGATGAATTGAGATACGATAGCTATTTATCAGACTCCGATTCTATCTACAGGGTCAGTACGCATTGGGGTAATTTTAATGCGGCAAGTTATGCCACAGCCCCTCCAGCTTTGGGACCAAGAATGGAATCCGATATTCCGGAAGTTGATGCAGTTACACGGATTTTAAAATGGAATGATTTTACCATTCAGCCTGGCTCAGGAGTCAATAAAGAACAGGTCTTTCGGGAAGAAAAAGTGTATTATGCTGAGCCTAACTTTTTCCAGGTTTTTGATTTGCCTATCCTGGCTGGAAGTAAAGAAAAGGCTCTTTCTGAGCCCAACTTTATTGTAATTACAGAATCTCTTTCGAAAAAGTATTTTGGAGATATTTCACCGCAGGAAGTCCTTGGGAAGGTCTTATTGATCGGAAGTAATGATCCCACACCTAGGGAGATTGCTGCAGTGATCAAGGATATTCCAGCTCAATCCCACATGCATTTTGATATGCTGGTTTATGAGCCGGGGATGTATCAGGAGATTTTTTTAATGGATTCTTGGTCTTGGCCAATTCTCTATACTTATGCCAAAATAGCGGAAGGAAATCAACAGGCAGTTTCCTCCAAGCTCACTCAGATTGTGGAGAATTACGCGATGCCTTCGCTTAATTCTGAAGATGGAAGTACGGATTACAACCTTCAGTTGATGCCTATTCCGGACATTCATCTTAATTCGCATCTGCTCCGTGAATTCGAAGCAAATAGTTACGAAAGCTATGTTTATATTTTTTCATTGGTTGCCATTTTCGTCTTGCTTTTGGCATGTATCAATTTTATGAATCTGGCTACCGCCAAAGCTGGGCTTCGGTCTATGGAAGTTGGAGTAAGAAAAGTGATGGGCTCCAAAAAATCACAGCTCGTTTACCAATTCCTGACAGAAGCATTTATTATAGTTCTCATTTCCATTTTCCTTTCCCTTTTGGTAGTACAGTTATCAAATTCCCTATTCAACCAAATTTCGGGAAAGGACCTTCAGTTTAATCTGATTGGAAATCCGATGGTCTTAGTAGCAATTCCTTCTTTATTAATTGTACTGACCCTTTTATCAGGATTTTATCCAGCTTTCTATTTGAGTTCTTTCAAGCCTTTGCTGATTATGAAAAAGCAATTGTCGGTAGGGAAGAATTCACACACTTTCAGAAATGCCTTGGTTGTTTTTCAGTTTGCGACTTCTTTGACTTTGATCATTTGTACGCTGATGGTGCAGCGGCAGATGAGTTTTATCCAAAACACCAATCCCGGATTTGATAAGGATCAGTTGCTGATTATTCATAATGATGGGGAAATTCAAAATCATCAGCGGGAGGATTTCAAAGGAAGGTTTGCTTCAAGTTCCCAGATACAATCCCTGAGTTTTTCTACTGGAATTCCAATGGCAGGCCAGTTCCAGATGCGATCTTTTAATGTGCAGGATGCGGTAGAAGAGCAGGGAATGAATTGGTATGAAGCAGATGCAGAATATATCGACACCTATCAGATCAACTTACTAGCCGGGAGAAATTTCGCAAGGACAGCAAGAGCAGATTCGGGCAAAGTAGTCATCAATCAGCAGGCAGCTAAGTTCTTTGGGATCTTGGACGATCCTGTGGGGCAGATTTTGACCAAAAACAGAGGTGAAAATGATGAGGCAACTTTGGAAGTGATCGGCATGGTGGAAGATTTCAATTTTGAGTCGTTTCGGAATGAGATCAAGCCATTGGTCATTGAATACATGGACAATTATTTCTTAAGAGATTACATCACCGTTCGTGTTCAGGCTGGTTCGATGGAGTCGGGTTTGGCAGCTTTGGAAGAGGCCTGGAAAGCCTACGAACCTCGAGTTCCGATGAATTATTCCTTTTTGGATCAAGACTTTGCTTGGGTATATCAATCTGAAATGAAGATGGCAGATCTGCTGAAAGTTCTGACCCTACTTTCGATAATTATTGCCTGTCTGGGCTTGTTTGGACTGACAGCATATACCACTCATCTGCGAATGAAAGAAATTGGAATCAGAAAGGTTTTTGGAGCTTCCATGGTGGAGATTTTCATGATGCTTTCTGCTTCTTACCTGAAATTGATCTGTATTTCTATTCTATTCGCTATTCCACTTGCCATTTATTTTATGGATCAATGGCTTGAAGAATTTGCCTATAAAACAGGTTTGAATGTCTGGGTAATGGTTTTGGCTACGATATCCTGTTTGGCTTTAGCCTTGGCTACAATCTTTTTCCAGTCCTATAAAAGTATCCAAGCGGATCCAGTGAAGAGTTTGAAAGATGAATAA
- a CDS encoding ABC transporter permease, protein MWKNYLKIAWRNILKAKGFSFINIAGLSIGISACILIAVYILHETSYDKFVPNSENIYRVVNSINLGNGTERGVHFSANFARTVDADFDEVEKAGRIMDNDLFYGAGANEIQINDQDMQHHEEGFAYADQEVLNIFSIPMVFGDAKTALTEPKSIVISESVSKKFFKDQNPVGSVIYLNGNREDPRRITAVMRDFPTNSHLNYKYFLTMKGVEFGKGEQDRWVQSNYKTYLQLRPDTNVEEFDKTLSSTVIIQYLKPAMLAMGLTMAEGLEDKAELYLQPMTDIHLYSANIGSESGFRNDIKIVWIFGTVALFILVLASINFVNLSTAKSANRAKEVGLRKVVGSSRTNLIFQFLAESVLLTLMAFVVGLILAESIMPLFQEMTGIALTIPWSNPLFLPILLVAALLVGGLAGFYPSIYLSAFSPIHVLKGRLRLGSKSGGFQSSLVVFQFSISIILIIGTLVINKQMSHILNSKVGFEKEQVIQLYGTNMLGDQDQVFKEELTRISGIESVSISDYLPLAGTKRNGNQFTKEGRDNIDESISGQVWQIDEDYLETLGIELIAGRNFDKNIASDKKATIVNEEMVKELALEDPVGKKISRYGEVNEIIGVVKDFRFDNMKQRVLPLALFMGQSNTIMSVKANTEDMQGLLKSIEEKWNGFAPNLAFRYAFMDDSFAQMYSNVRRVRIILTSFSVLAILVACLGLFALSAYIIEQRSKEMSIRKVLGASLHGIFRMLTQKFILMTLISLVIAAPISYYLMENWLKDFDSKIEIGWQTFVVSGLVATTMALLTVSYHALKSIRINPASNLKGE, encoded by the coding sequence ATGTGGAAAAACTATTTAAAAATCGCCTGGAGAAATATTCTGAAAGCCAAAGGTTTTTCCTTTATCAATATTGCTGGACTCAGCATTGGTATTTCTGCTTGTATCCTGATTGCTGTTTATATTCTACACGAAACCAGCTATGATAAATTCGTCCCGAATTCCGAAAATATCTATCGTGTAGTAAACAGCATCAATTTAGGTAATGGCACAGAAAGAGGAGTTCATTTTTCTGCCAATTTCGCCAGGACAGTTGATGCTGATTTTGATGAGGTGGAAAAGGCAGGAAGGATCATGGACAATGACCTTTTTTATGGAGCAGGAGCCAATGAAATTCAGATTAATGATCAGGATATGCAGCACCATGAAGAAGGTTTTGCTTATGCCGATCAGGAGGTTTTGAATATTTTCAGTATCCCAATGGTATTCGGGGATGCTAAAACTGCATTGACAGAACCAAAGTCTATTGTCATTTCTGAATCTGTTTCCAAGAAATTCTTTAAAGATCAAAATCCTGTAGGTAGTGTGATTTACCTCAATGGAAATCGGGAAGATCCCAGAAGAATTACTGCTGTGATGAGGGATTTCCCAACTAATTCGCACCTGAACTACAAGTACTTTTTGACCATGAAAGGAGTTGAATTTGGGAAGGGTGAGCAGGATAGATGGGTTCAGTCCAATTACAAAACTTACTTACAGCTTAGACCAGATACCAATGTAGAAGAATTTGACAAAACGCTTTCTTCCACTGTGATAATTCAATATCTCAAACCGGCCATGTTAGCAATGGGATTGACCATGGCGGAAGGATTGGAGGATAAAGCTGAGTTATATCTACAGCCAATGACGGATATCCATTTGTATTCCGCCAATATTGGAAGTGAGTCTGGTTTTAGGAATGATATCAAAATTGTCTGGATTTTCGGGACTGTTGCCTTGTTTATCCTGGTTTTGGCTTCGATTAATTTCGTGAACCTCTCCACTGCCAAATCTGCCAATCGGGCAAAAGAAGTTGGCCTGAGAAAGGTAGTTGGTTCAAGTAGAACCAACTTGATCTTTCAATTTTTAGCGGAATCCGTCCTATTGACATTAATGGCTTTTGTGGTAGGATTAATTCTGGCAGAGTCCATTATGCCTCTTTTCCAAGAGATGACAGGCATAGCACTGACGATACCTTGGTCAAACCCGTTATTCTTGCCAATTCTATTAGTTGCGGCTTTATTGGTTGGTGGTCTTGCAGGGTTTTATCCATCTATTTACTTATCAGCTTTTTCACCCATCCATGTGCTAAAGGGAAGATTAAGACTGGGCAGCAAATCAGGAGGCTTTCAAAGCAGTCTGGTGGTCTTTCAATTTAGTATCTCAATTATTCTGATTATTGGCACACTGGTAATCAATAAGCAGATGTCTCATATCCTCAACTCAAAAGTTGGGTTTGAGAAGGAGCAGGTGATTCAACTTTACGGTACCAATATGTTGGGGGATCAAGATCAAGTTTTCAAGGAGGAATTAACCCGTATATCCGGAATTGAATCAGTTTCAATCAGTGATTATTTGCCCTTGGCTGGGACTAAGCGAAATGGCAATCAATTTACCAAAGAGGGTAGGGATAATATTGATGAAAGTATCTCTGGCCAAGTTTGGCAGATAGATGAAGATTATTTAGAGACGCTTGGAATTGAATTAATAGCGGGAAGAAATTTTGATAAGAATATCGCTTCTGATAAGAAAGCAACCATCGTAAATGAAGAAATGGTCAAGGAACTTGCTTTGGAAGATCCGGTAGGAAAGAAAATATCGAGATACGGTGAAGTCAATGAAATTATTGGAGTAGTCAAAGATTTCCGCTTTGATAATATGAAACAGCGGGTCTTGCCTCTAGCTCTCTTTATGGGCCAAAGCAATACAATCATGTCGGTGAAGGCAAATACAGAAGATATGCAGGGGCTATTGAAATCAATAGAGGAAAAATGGAATGGATTTGCACCAAATCTTGCCTTCCGATATGCCTTTATGGATGATTCCTTTGCACAGATGTATAGCAATGTCCGTAGAGTTCGAATCATCCTGACCAGCTTTTCTGTGTTGGCCATTTTAGTTGCTTGTTTAGGCTTGTTTGCACTGTCTGCCTATATCATTGAGCAGAGAAGCAAGGAAATGAGTATCCGTAAAGTTTTGGGTGCTTCACTCCATGGGATCTTCAGAATGTTGACGCAGAAATTCATCTTGATGACCTTGATTTCCTTGGTTATTGCCGCTCCGATTTCTTATTACTTGATGGAAAACTGGCTGAAAGACTTTGATAGTAAAATTGAAATTGGCTGGCAAACCTTTGTGGTTTCCGGATTAGTAGCGACCACGATGGCTCTATTGACAGTAAGTTATCATGCTTTGAAATCTATAAGAATCAATCCTGCCTCCAATTTGAAAGGGGAATAA